One window from the genome of Micromonospora aurantiaca ATCC 27029 encodes:
- a CDS encoding isocitrate lyase/PEP mutase family protein, whose protein sequence is MTDRYRAFRELHRPGDPLLLPNAWDHASAAALAARGHQAIGTTSLGVAAAAGRPDAVRATRTETLELAYRLRNLPALLTVDVEDGFHDDPAEVARFVGELAALGVVGVNVEDGRPDGRLAPAEHVAAVIAAVRAAVPQIFVNARTDAWWLGVPSPLDEARRRAALFRAAGADCLFVPGAPDELVGVLAAEAGLPLNVLYRPGGPDLAALGRLGVARVSTGSLLFRAALGTALRLTDAIGAGRDAGLPAPPTYEEVQALVPPSAT, encoded by the coding sequence ATGACCGACCGGTACCGCGCGTTCCGGGAGCTGCACCGGCCCGGCGACCCGTTGCTCCTGCCGAACGCCTGGGACCACGCCTCCGCCGCGGCGCTCGCCGCCCGGGGACATCAGGCGATCGGCACGACGAGCCTGGGCGTGGCGGCGGCGGCCGGGCGGCCGGACGCGGTCCGCGCCACCCGCACCGAGACGCTGGAGCTGGCGTACCGGCTGCGGAACCTGCCGGCGCTGCTGACTGTGGACGTCGAGGACGGCTTCCACGACGACCCGGCGGAGGTGGCGCGCTTCGTCGGCGAGCTGGCCGCGCTCGGCGTGGTCGGCGTGAACGTGGAGGACGGCCGCCCGGACGGGCGCCTGGCCCCGGCGGAGCACGTCGCCGCCGTGATCGCGGCGGTCCGCGCCGCCGTACCGCAGATCTTCGTCAACGCCCGCACCGACGCGTGGTGGCTGGGCGTGCCGTCGCCGCTGGACGAGGCGCGGCGGCGGGCGGCGCTGTTCCGGGCCGCCGGGGCCGACTGCCTGTTCGTGCCGGGCGCGCCCGACGAACTGGTCGGTGTGCTCGCCGCCGAGGCGGGGTTGCCGCTCAACGTGCTGTACCGGCCGGGCGGCCCGGACCTGGCCGCCCTCGGACGGCTCGGCGTGGCCCGGGTCAGCACCGGCTCACTGCTGTTCCGGGCGGCCCTCGGAACGGCGCTGCGCCTGACCGACGCGATCGGCGCCGGGCGCGACGCGGGCCTGCCGGCACCGCCCACGTACGAGGAGGTGCAGGCGCTGGTGCCACCGTCCGCCACCTGA
- a CDS encoding cytochrome P450, translating into MDSPTITAAPGTPPCGPPTSDDGGWVVTRYADVVSVLTDPRCVVPPAEQAPEGGLAWLRASVSRFSPPDRHAARRAVGVAALDPLDPRELRVAAERLTGRILDRAATGDNGGDRVDVTGDLARRVPLVVLAERLGLADPAAAVAEVTAVAAAYHPGAEPAAVRRADRAVAALLAMSPPAPAEVTANRLGLLVQAADATAGLIVAAVRHGLAAPDGLGTDALLAEVLRLDPPVRVTRRVAADPLSLGGQPVRAGERLLLRFDAANRDPAAFPEPDRFRASRANAALTFGAGPRGCPGQRHALALAAGVVGVLRRRCRPARPTPDVPTTRLEVILR; encoded by the coding sequence ATGGATTCACCGACGATCACGGCTGCTCCGGGCACACCGCCCTGCGGGCCGCCGACCTCGGACGACGGCGGCTGGGTGGTCACCCGGTACGCGGACGTCGTCTCCGTCCTGACTGATCCCCGCTGCGTGGTGCCGCCCGCCGAGCAGGCGCCGGAGGGCGGCCTGGCATGGCTGCGCGCCTCGGTGAGCCGGTTCAGTCCGCCGGACCGGCATGCCGCGCGGCGAGCCGTCGGGGTGGCGGCGCTCGACCCCCTCGACCCGCGGGAACTGCGTGTGGCCGCGGAACGGCTCACCGGGCGGATCCTCGACCGCGCCGCGACCGGGGACAACGGCGGTGACCGGGTGGACGTGACCGGTGACCTGGCTCGGCGCGTACCCCTCGTGGTGCTGGCGGAGCGGCTCGGCCTGGCCGACCCGGCGGCGGCCGTCGCGGAGGTGACGGCGGTGGCCGCCGCCTACCACCCGGGCGCCGAACCGGCGGCGGTGCGGCGGGCGGACCGGGCGGTGGCGGCGCTGCTGGCCATGTCGCCGCCCGCTCCGGCCGAGGTGACAGCGAACCGGCTCGGGCTGCTGGTGCAGGCCGCCGACGCCACCGCCGGGCTGATCGTGGCCGCCGTCCGGCACGGGCTCGCCGCGCCGGACGGGCTCGGGACCGACGCGCTGCTCGCCGAGGTGCTGCGCCTCGACCCGCCGGTACGGGTCACCCGCCGGGTCGCCGCCGACCCGCTGAGCCTGGGCGGCCAACCGGTGCGCGCGGGGGAGCGGCTGCTGCTGCGGTTCGACGCCGCCAACCGCGACCCGGCGGCCTTCCCGGAGCCGGACCGCTTCCGCGCCAGCCGGGCGAACGCCGCGCTGACGTTCGGCGCCGGTCCCCGCGGCTGCCCCGGGCAGCGGCACGCGCTCGCCCTGGCCGCTGGCGTGGTCGGCGTGCTGCGCCGCCGCTGCCGTCCCGCCCGCCCGACTCCTGACGTTCCGACGACCCGACTCGAGGTGATCCTGCGATGA
- a CDS encoding ArsR/SmtB family transcription factor, protein MTTGADGRGLAGFAALLADPTRAGFCLALLDGRAWTAGELARAAGVAASTASDHLTRLVAGGLLVEQRQGRHRYVRLADPGVAQIVEDLAARAPAPATPPRTLRAASAGAALAYARTCYDHLAGRLGVLLHDALLDRGVLDRTGGLALTGAGMTWLDRLGVPVEPLRATRRPLVRDCLDWTERRPHLAGAVGAALCGRFLDLGWTARGTGRAVRLTATGRDALAEALAVDPALLAPPASRDTGPARA, encoded by the coding sequence ATGACCACCGGTGCCGACGGCCGCGGACTCGCCGGGTTCGCCGCGCTGCTCGCCGACCCCACCCGGGCCGGCTTCTGCCTGGCCCTGCTCGACGGCCGCGCCTGGACCGCCGGGGAACTGGCCCGCGCCGCCGGGGTCGCCGCGTCCACCGCGAGTGACCACCTCACCCGGCTGGTCGCCGGTGGCCTGCTCGTCGAGCAGCGGCAGGGCCGCCACCGGTACGTCCGCCTCGCCGACCCGGGCGTCGCCCAGATCGTCGAGGACCTGGCCGCGCGGGCGCCCGCACCGGCGACCCCGCCCCGCACGTTGCGCGCCGCGTCGGCCGGCGCCGCCCTGGCGTACGCCCGCACCTGCTACGACCACCTGGCCGGGCGGCTCGGCGTGCTGCTGCACGACGCCCTGCTCGACCGAGGCGTCCTCGACCGCACCGGCGGCCTCGCGCTGACCGGGGCCGGCATGACCTGGCTGGACCGTCTCGGTGTACCGGTCGAACCGCTGCGCGCCACCCGGCGACCCCTGGTCCGCGACTGCCTGGACTGGACCGAACGGCGCCCGCACCTGGCCGGCGCGGTCGGGGCGGCGTTGTGCGGGCGCTTCCTCGACCTCGGCTGGACCGCGCGCGGCACCGGCCGGGCGGTACGGCTCACCGCCACCGGGCGGGACGCGCTGGCCGAGGCGCTCGCCGTCGACCCGGCGCTGCTGGCCCCGCCCGCCTCCCGCGACACCGGCCCGGCGCGCGCCTGA
- a CDS encoding family 43 glycosylhydrolase yields MGHLRRGGALAAVLTLLLAGAAPASAAGPDRYRNPVSAGFADTFADPVVVRGDDGLWYAFGTSDPLREGEGRTHRVPIARSADLVDWTYAGDAFAPDQRPAYAAPGAAFWAPDVRRVAGRWVMYVTVTDTGVSDDTFDTAVGVATAPSPAGPWTFADTPVVAPRPGGGGGYLWTIDPSQLTGADGSHWLYYGSYYGGISVTELSPDGLRAVGTPTPVAIDNKFEGAYVLRRDGWYYLFASTANCCAGPATGYSVQVGRSRDPRGPFTDRDGQRLDVSRAGGTPVLTQNGNRWIGTGHNAVLTDLSGQDWIAYHAIDRADPYLDEPFGVNERPMLLDRLDWIDGWPTVNAGAGPSDSIRPAPVTTGPVDARFATADLRGWRAEQCRWHAAGGVLTGSGTLTSRTRIGGDLRAETDLRLTGAATAGLRLHGVDVRVGRGRLSAGAATTVLPPGLDLGDRHNLAIEVRGRQLVATLSPSRLGDPVAQVSLRLPRPGAGELSVRAEGGPAEFDNVSAVRLYRPARHTVPDPRVGPVLRGYSDEFTGGLDPAWRWVRPDPAATVSGGALRWPVQDADLSGAGNTAGVLLRDAPAGNYVAETKVTLDLGEDSVRNYQQAGLVAYVDDDRFARLTQVAIWNTRQVEYGYELPFAGQPVYGGSIVGTPGTTTWLRLAHRVDPVNGEHEFRAGSSRDGKHWTWGAVWTFPADTTPRIGLVAHGGATPAVTAEFDYLRFHR; encoded by the coding sequence ATGGGACACCTCCGCCGCGGTGGCGCGCTCGCCGCCGTACTCACGCTTCTGCTCGCCGGCGCGGCCCCCGCGTCCGCCGCCGGGCCCGACCGCTACCGCAACCCGGTCTCCGCCGGGTTCGCCGACACCTTCGCCGACCCGGTCGTGGTGCGCGGCGACGACGGACTCTGGTACGCCTTCGGCACCTCCGACCCGCTGCGCGAGGGCGAGGGCCGCACGCATCGCGTGCCGATCGCCCGCTCCGCCGACCTGGTCGACTGGACCTACGCCGGCGACGCGTTCGCCCCGGACCAGCGGCCCGCCTACGCCGCTCCCGGCGCCGCGTTCTGGGCACCGGACGTGCGGCGGGTGGCCGGCCGGTGGGTGATGTACGTGACGGTCACCGACACAGGCGTCTCCGACGACACGTTCGACACCGCGGTCGGCGTGGCCACCGCGCCGAGCCCGGCCGGGCCGTGGACGTTCGCCGACACGCCCGTGGTCGCGCCGCGACCGGGCGGGGGCGGCGGTTATTTGTGGACGATCGACCCCAGCCAGCTCACCGGCGCCGACGGCAGCCACTGGCTCTACTACGGCAGCTACTACGGCGGCATATCGGTCACCGAGCTGTCCCCGGACGGGCTGCGCGCGGTCGGCACGCCCACGCCCGTCGCTATCGACAACAAGTTCGAGGGCGCGTACGTGCTGCGCCGCGACGGCTGGTACTACCTGTTCGCGTCCACCGCGAACTGCTGCGCCGGGCCGGCCACCGGCTACTCCGTCCAGGTCGGCCGGTCCCGTGACCCGCGCGGCCCGTTCACCGACCGGGACGGGCAGCGCCTCGACGTGTCCCGGGCCGGCGGCACACCGGTGCTCACCCAGAACGGCAACCGCTGGATCGGCACCGGGCACAACGCGGTGCTCACCGACCTGTCCGGGCAGGACTGGATCGCCTACCACGCCATCGACCGCGCCGACCCGTACCTGGACGAGCCGTTCGGCGTCAACGAGCGGCCGATGCTCCTGGACCGGCTCGACTGGATCGACGGGTGGCCCACAGTCAACGCGGGCGCCGGTCCCTCCGACAGCATCCGGCCCGCGCCGGTCACCACCGGCCCGGTCGACGCGCGCTTCGCCACCGCCGACCTGCGCGGCTGGCGGGCCGAACAGTGCCGCTGGCACGCCGCCGGCGGGGTGCTGACCGGCAGCGGCACGCTCACCTCGCGTACCCGGATCGGCGGTGACCTGCGCGCGGAGACCGACCTGCGGCTGACCGGCGCGGCCACCGCCGGGCTGCGGCTTCACGGCGTGGACGTCCGCGTCGGGCGCGGCCGGCTGAGCGCGGGCGCCGCGACCACCGTGCTGCCCCCCGGCCTCGACCTGGGCGACCGCCACAATCTCGCCATCGAGGTACGCGGGCGGCAGCTCGTCGCCACGCTCAGCCCGTCCCGCCTCGGCGACCCGGTCGCCCAGGTGTCGCTGCGGCTGCCCCGCCCCGGCGCCGGTGAGCTGTCAGTGCGCGCCGAGGGCGGCCCGGCCGAGTTCGACAACGTCAGCGCCGTCCGGCTGTACCGTCCGGCGCGGCACACCGTCCCCGACCCCCGGGTCGGACCGGTGCTGCGCGGCTACTCCGACGAGTTCACCGGCGGGCTCGACCCGGCGTGGCGGTGGGTACGCCCGGACCCGGCCGCCACCGTGTCCGGCGGCGCGCTGCGCTGGCCGGTGCAGGACGCCGACCTGTCCGGGGCCGGCAACACCGCAGGGGTGCTGCTGCGCGACGCCCCGGCCGGGAACTACGTCGCCGAGACCAAGGTGACGCTCGACCTGGGCGAGGACAGCGTGCGCAACTACCAGCAGGCGGGCCTGGTCGCGTACGTCGACGACGACCGGTTCGCCCGGCTGACCCAGGTGGCCATCTGGAACACCCGTCAGGTCGAGTACGGCTACGAGCTGCCGTTCGCCGGTCAGCCGGTGTACGGCGGCAGCATCGTCGGCACCCCCGGCACCACCACCTGGCTGCGGCTGGCCCACCGGGTCGACCCGGTCAACGGCGAGCACGAGTTCCGGGCCGGGTCCAGCCGCGACGGCAAGCACTGGACGTGGGGCGCGGTGTGGACGTTCCCGGCGGACACGACACCGCGGATCGGGCTGGTGGCGCACGGCGGGGCCACACCAGCGGTGACCGCCGAGTTCGACTACCTGCGCTTCCACCGCTGA
- a CDS encoding 2'-5' RNA ligase family protein — protein MRTVELLCSPELEAAVRAAWDRLAAAGLPSLARNTHPTNRPHLTLASVEEFPPGVEQRLADLCDAALPLPVRLGRVAVLDGSAPLVWLVRPTPQLVALHGAVWDVLAEASGGHSWHQPGRWVPHLSLALRFGAADRRRARAVAGAHPPAGAFVAARSYDGDTRTISELTTACPRSGG, from the coding sequence GTGCGGACGGTCGAACTGCTCTGCTCTCCCGAACTGGAAGCGGCGGTTCGCGCCGCCTGGGACCGGCTCGCCGCCGCCGGGCTGCCCAGCCTGGCCCGCAACACGCACCCGACGAACCGGCCGCACCTGACGCTCGCCTCGGTCGAGGAGTTCCCGCCCGGCGTCGAGCAGCGCCTGGCCGACCTCTGTGACGCGGCGCTCCCGCTGCCGGTGCGGCTGGGCCGGGTGGCGGTGCTCGACGGCAGCGCGCCACTGGTGTGGCTGGTCCGCCCGACCCCGCAGCTCGTCGCGCTGCACGGCGCGGTCTGGGACGTGCTCGCCGAGGCGTCCGGCGGGCACTCGTGGCACCAGCCCGGCCGGTGGGTGCCGCACCTGAGCCTGGCGCTGCGGTTCGGCGCGGCGGACCGGCGCCGGGCCCGGGCGGTCGCCGGGGCACATCCGCCGGCCGGGGCGTTCGTGGCGGCGCGCAGCTACGACGGCGACACCCGCACCATCAGCGAGCTGACCACCGCCTGCCCTCGTTCCGGCGGCTGA
- a CDS encoding response regulator transcription factor has protein sequence MIRVLLADDEELIRLALAALLDLEPDIEVVAHARDGRSALDAALAHRPDVAVLDLEMPPPGGVEVAAELTRALPGCAPVILTGHGRPAQLRPALTAGVRGFLAKGAPGGALADVIRRVHSGARYVDPALAADALTLPECPLTPRELETLRLAELGTPVAVIARRTHLAAGTVRNHLSACVQKLGAADRAEAVRRAREAGWL, from the coding sequence GTGATCCGGGTACTGCTGGCCGACGACGAGGAGCTGATCCGGCTCGCCCTGGCCGCGCTGCTCGACCTGGAACCGGACATCGAGGTGGTCGCGCACGCCCGCGACGGGCGCAGCGCCCTGGACGCGGCGCTTGCCCACCGCCCCGACGTCGCCGTGCTCGACCTGGAGATGCCGCCGCCCGGCGGCGTCGAGGTCGCCGCCGAGCTGACCCGGGCGCTGCCCGGCTGCGCGCCGGTGATCCTCACCGGACACGGCCGGCCCGCCCAGCTCCGGCCGGCGCTCACCGCCGGGGTACGCGGGTTCCTCGCGAAGGGCGCCCCCGGCGGCGCGCTGGCCGACGTGATCCGCCGGGTGCACTCCGGGGCGCGTTACGTCGATCCCGCGCTCGCGGCCGACGCGCTCACCCTGCCGGAGTGCCCGCTGACGCCGCGCGAGCTGGAGACGCTGCGGCTGGCCGAGCTGGGCACCCCGGTCGCGGTGATCGCCCGGCGGACCCATCTGGCCGCCGGAACGGTACGCAACCATCTCAGCGCCTGCGTGCAGAAGCTCGGCGCCGCCGACCGGGCGGAGGCGGTACGGCGGGCGCGCGAGGCCGGCTGGCTCTGA
- a CDS encoding sensor histidine kinase, whose product MTVDSADHRLRRARRVTLLSLATNVWTTVLLPVVGLAREPDPVRVALGAAGLLGFAVAQIAVLHAAVTPWLPVPARRRRHAALIAAALLSLPLLGPVAAGTWPTWAWLGASLVGMTPLLFRPVVAVVAAAGVLAVSAVVTWSTGGPVTTALLVTGVVGAGIAALTWVQVWFWDLLVEARQGQAAQARLAAAEERLRFARDVHDLLGHDLTVIALKAELAERLAPRDAGRAAREAAEARRLAGSALTRVRAAVHGYRAVDLAEQAAAVGEVLRSSGVRTTVVPPAGEVPAAVAADLAAVLREAGTNVLRHSRAGWCRIEITREDGVVTLTVRNDGVRDDAGPDRLSGGLRGLADRLAPAGGRVRADAADGVFSLVATVPVTP is encoded by the coding sequence ATGACAGTCGATTCCGCTGACCACCGGCTGCGCCGGGCCCGGCGGGTCACCCTGCTGTCGCTGGCCACGAACGTGTGGACCACGGTGCTGCTGCCCGTCGTCGGCCTGGCCCGCGAGCCCGACCCGGTACGCGTCGCGCTGGGCGCCGCCGGGCTGCTCGGATTCGCGGTCGCCCAGATCGCGGTGCTGCACGCCGCGGTCACGCCGTGGCTGCCCGTACCGGCCCGTCGTCGCCGGCACGCCGCGCTGATCGCGGCGGCGCTGCTCAGCCTGCCGCTGCTCGGCCCGGTCGCGGCCGGAACCTGGCCCACCTGGGCGTGGCTGGGCGCGTCCCTGGTCGGCATGACGCCGCTGCTGTTCCGGCCCGTCGTCGCGGTGGTGGCGGCGGCCGGCGTCCTCGCGGTGTCGGCCGTCGTCACCTGGTCGACGGGCGGGCCGGTGACCACGGCGCTGCTGGTCACCGGCGTGGTGGGCGCCGGGATCGCCGCGCTCACCTGGGTCCAGGTCTGGTTCTGGGACCTGCTCGTCGAGGCCCGGCAGGGGCAGGCCGCCCAGGCGCGCCTCGCCGCCGCCGAGGAACGGCTGCGCTTCGCCCGGGACGTCCACGATCTGCTCGGCCACGACCTGACGGTGATCGCGCTCAAGGCCGAGCTGGCGGAGCGGCTGGCGCCGCGCGACGCCGGCCGGGCCGCCCGGGAGGCGGCCGAGGCCCGGCGGCTGGCCGGCTCGGCGCTGACCCGGGTCCGGGCGGCGGTGCACGGCTACCGCGCGGTCGACCTGGCCGAGCAGGCCGCGGCGGTGGGGGAGGTGCTGCGTTCCAGCGGCGTCCGCACGACAGTGGTCCCGCCCGCCGGTGAGGTGCCCGCGGCGGTCGCCGCCGACCTGGCCGCCGTGCTGCGTGAGGCCGGGACGAACGTGCTGCGGCACAGCCGGGCCGGCTGGTGCCGGATCGAGATCACCCGGGAGGACGGCGTGGTGACGCTGACCGTACGCAACGACGGCGTCCGCGACGACGCCGGACCGGACCGGCTCAGCGGCGGTCTGCGCGGCCTGGCCGACCGGCTCGCCCCGGCCGGCGGACGGGTTCGGGCCGATGCCGCCGACGGCGTGTTCAGCCTGGTGGCGACGGTGCCGGTGACGCCGTGA
- a CDS encoding DEAD/DEAH box helicase — translation MNAAPTPTDPALPADAEDGIAFADLGLRTELLGALSALGYEEPTPIQREAIPPLLAGQDLLGQAATGTGKTAAFALPLLQRMPVGRADGDPVSLVLVPTRELAVQVSEAFHRYGKDLGARVLPIYGGQPIGRQLRALDHGVDVVVATPGRALDHIARGTLRLGALSTVVLDEADEMLDMGFAEDIEAILEHAPAGRQTVLFSATMPARIDGLARQHLTDPVRIRIERERPVAGEAPRVRQSAYIVARAHKPAALGRVLDVESPTAAIVFCRSREEVDRLTETMNGRGYRAEALHGGMSQEQRDRVMGRLRAGTADLLVATDVAARGLDVEQLTHVVNYDVPSAPESYVHRIGRVGRAGREGVAITLAEPREHRMLKTIERVTGQRIAIDKIPTVADMRTRRLELTQGALRESLLEDDLDPYRAIVESLTDEFDLVEVALAAVKLAHEATSPGSDDEEEIPQVPVRGPREGRPEAGGRGERRGPARPRTGGTTQVFIGLGRRAGVRPQDLVGAITGETRISGRDIGSIEIADRFSLVEVPQGVADEIIAGLRGTTIKGRKATVRRDRDGDGPGERRDRGYERRDRR, via the coding sequence ATGAACGCCGCACCGACCCCGACCGACCCCGCCCTTCCCGCCGACGCCGAGGACGGCATCGCCTTCGCCGATCTCGGGCTGCGCACCGAGTTGCTGGGCGCGCTGTCCGCGCTCGGCTACGAGGAACCGACGCCGATCCAGCGGGAGGCCATCCCCCCGTTGCTGGCCGGGCAGGATCTGCTGGGCCAGGCGGCGACCGGTACGGGCAAGACCGCCGCATTCGCGCTGCCGCTGTTGCAGCGGATGCCGGTGGGGCGGGCCGACGGCGACCCGGTGTCGCTGGTGCTGGTGCCGACGCGGGAGCTGGCCGTGCAGGTCTCCGAGGCGTTCCACCGCTACGGCAAGGACCTGGGCGCCCGGGTGCTGCCGATCTACGGCGGGCAGCCGATCGGCCGGCAGCTGCGTGCGCTCGACCACGGGGTGGACGTGGTGGTGGCGACGCCCGGCCGGGCGCTGGACCACATCGCCCGGGGCACGCTGCGGTTGGGCGCGCTGAGCACGGTGGTGCTGGACGAGGCGGACGAGATGCTCGACATGGGCTTCGCCGAGGACATCGAGGCGATCCTGGAGCACGCTCCGGCCGGCCGGCAGACGGTGCTGTTCTCGGCCACCATGCCGGCCCGGATCGACGGGCTGGCCCGGCAGCACCTGACCGACCCGGTCCGCATCCGGATCGAGCGGGAGCGGCCCGTCGCCGGGGAGGCGCCCCGGGTGCGGCAGAGCGCGTACATCGTGGCCCGGGCGCACAAGCCGGCCGCGCTGGGCCGGGTGCTGGACGTGGAGTCGCCCACCGCGGCGATCGTGTTCTGCCGCAGCCGGGAGGAGGTGGACCGGCTCACCGAGACGATGAACGGCCGGGGCTACCGGGCCGAGGCGCTGCACGGCGGGATGAGCCAGGAGCAGCGGGACCGGGTGATGGGCCGGCTGCGCGCCGGTACGGCGGACCTGCTGGTCGCCACCGACGTGGCCGCCCGTGGCCTGGACGTCGAGCAGCTCACCCACGTGGTCAACTACGACGTGCCGTCCGCCCCGGAGTCGTACGTGCACCGGATCGGGCGGGTCGGCCGGGCCGGGCGGGAGGGTGTGGCGATCACGCTCGCCGAGCCGCGTGAGCACCGGATGCTCAAGACCATCGAGCGGGTCACCGGCCAGCGGATCGCCATCGACAAGATCCCCACTGTCGCGGACATGCGTACCCGGCGGCTGGAGCTGACCCAGGGCGCGCTGCGGGAGAGCCTGCTGGAGGACGACCTCGACCCGTACCGGGCGATCGTGGAGTCGCTCACCGACGAGTTCGACCTGGTCGAGGTGGCGCTGGCGGCGGTGAAGCTGGCGCACGAGGCGACGTCGCCGGGCTCGGACGACGAGGAGGAGATCCCGCAGGTTCCGGTCCGGGGTCCGCGCGAGGGCCGCCCGGAGGCCGGCGGGCGGGGTGAGCGCCGGGGTCCGGCGCGCCCGCGTACCGGCGGCACCACCCAGGTCTTCATCGGTCTGGGCCGCCGGGCCGGGGTACGGCCGCAGGACCTGGTGGGCGCGATCACCGGGGAGACCCGCATCAGTGGCCGGGACATCGGCTCGATCGAGATCGCCGACCGGTTCTCGCTGGTCGAGGTGCCGCAGGGGGTCGCCGACGAGATCATCGCGGGGCTGCGCGGCACCACCATCAAGGGACGCAAGGCGACGGTACGCCGGGACCGGGACGGTGACGGGCCGGGCGAGCGCCGCGACCGGGGCTACGAGCGGCGCGACCGCCGCTGA